Proteins encoded within one genomic window of Bombina bombina isolate aBomBom1 chromosome 1, aBomBom1.pri, whole genome shotgun sequence:
- the LOC128667051 gene encoding olfactory receptor-like protein OLF4 translates to MDNQTSNKDFHFLAFSSSEKFHPFLSVVFFSLYFIGILWNLAIIIVIFMDTHLHTPMYFFLCNLSVEDICSTTVTLPKLIYILLSGNNSITPIQCFTQMSFFILMATTITLLLPSMAYDCYVAICNPLNYHRIMNKDKCVLLLIGIWITGCVNAFFLTSLISSLPLCKSTNIHQFYCDGKALAKITCPDIRFSIIFFLETILLGFLPFLLTLVSYIKIIGSVLSMKSNDSRRKAFSTCTSHLTVLFIFYGTLMCVYLKSLFKQTEELDNLFSVLYTAVTPMLNPAIYSLRNREVKNALMKILVHSTNRTRLVLKHCKFCCIFITNDNEGYLQRKNGILDHKCKKQDS, encoded by the coding sequence ATGGATAACCAGACATCTAATAAAGACTTCCATTTTTTAGCATTTTCATCTAGTGAGAAATTCCATCCATTTCTCTCAGTTGTCTTTTTCTCATTGTATTTTATTGGAATACTATGGAACTTAGCAATAATTATAGTCATATTTATGGATACTCATTTACATACACCCATGTATTTCTTCCTCTGTAATCTGTCCGTTGAAGACATCTGTTCCACCACAGTGACACTTCCTAAACTCATTTACATTTTGCTATCTGGCAATAATTCAATAACTCCCATACAATGCTTTACCCAGATGAGTTTTTTTATACTCATGGCTACCACAATAACCTTACTGTTACCTTCTATGGCTTATGACTGCTATGTTGctatttgtaaccccttaaattaCCACCGTATTATGAATAAAGACAAATGTGTACTGCTGTTGATAGGCATTTGGATAACCGGATGCGTAAATGCATTTTTTCTTACTAGTTTGATATCATCTTTACCTTTGTGTAAGTCTACTAATATTCACCAGTTCTATTGTGATGGTAAGGCTCTGGCAAAAATCACCTGTCCTGATATAAGATTttccataatattttttttagagaCAATTTTACTTGGATTCTTACCATTTCTATTGACTCTAGTGTCTTATATAAAAATTATAGGCAGCGTCTTGAGTATGAAATCCAACGATAGTAGGAGAAAAGCTTTCTCTACCTGCACATCGCATCTCACGGTCCTTTTTATTTTCTATGGGAcacttatgtgtgtgtatttgaagTCACTATTTAAACAAACAGAAGAGCTGGACAACTTGTTCTCTGTATTGTACACAGCAGTCACTCCCATGTTAAACCCTGCAATATACAGTCTAAGGAACAGAGAGGTAAAGAATGCTCTAATGAAAATCCTGGTCCATTCAACCAATAGAACACGGTTAGTCCTTAAACATTGTAAGTTCTGTTGTATATTTATTACAAACGACAACGAGGGATATTTGCAAAGGAAGAATGGGATCCTGGACCATAAATGTAAGAAGCAAGATTCCTGA